ATCGCCCGGCAGCTGTTCACCCTGATCGACAACGTCAAGCTGCTCGAACAACTCCGCGACAGCCGCGAACGCCTGCGGCACCAGGCCTACCACGACCCCCTCACGGGTGTGGCGAACCGCGTGCTGTTCCGGGAACGGCTCAACGCGGCACTCGACGGCCCGGACCCGCTGGTCGTGCTGTTCATCGACGTGGACGGGTTCAAGGACGTCAACGACAACTACGGTCACGCCGAGGGTGACGCCGTCCTGCGGATCGTCGCCGAACGCCTCCAGCACTGCGTCCGGCCGCAGGACACGGTGGCCCGGCTCGGCGGTGACGAGTTCGGCATCCTGGTCGACGGCTACCCCGCGGCGCCGGAGGAGATCGGCAACCGGGTGCTGGCGGCGATGGCGTCCCCGCACCGCACGCCCCAGGGCGAGCACCTCATCCGGGCCAGCATCGGCATCTCGCACCGGGAGTCCCACGACCCGGCGCTCACCGCGGACGACCTGCTGGGCAGCGCGGACGCGGCCATGTACACGGCGAAACGACTGGGCAAGGGCATGGTCGTGGTGCACGGATCGGTGGAGGCGGAGCTGACATGACCCCGGACGAGGCGATCTCCCTGCTGGGACTGGAAGAGCTGCCGGTGGAGGGCGGGCACTTCGGCCAGTCGTGGCGCTCGGCGGAGGCGTCGGCGATCTACTACCTGCTGCGCGCGCCGGAGTTCTCCGGCCTGCACGCGCTGACCCACCTGGAGATCTACGCCTACCACGCCGGCGCGCCACTGCGGATGCTGCTGCTGCACCCGGACGGCCGGGTCGAGCAGCCCGTACTCGGCCCGGACCTCCAGGCCGGCCAACGACCCCAGGTGATCGTGCCCGCCGGGGTGTGGCAGGCCAGCGAGCCGGCCGGCGAGTGGTCCCTGGTCGGAACGGTCGTCGTCCCGCCGTACACCGACGACGTGGTGAGCTTCGCCAAGGCCGACGAGATCGCCGCCGAGTACCCGGAACACGCCGACCTCATCCGCCGCTTCTGCCGTTTCTGACTCAGCGACCCCTTTCGGATCCCGGCGAGGTCTGCACGTCCATGGAGTTCTCCGTCTTCCTGCCCACCGGCTTCGGCCGCGACTGGGCCGGCGCCACCGACCCCGTCGACGCCTTCGACACCCTCACCCGGCTCGCCAAGGCCGCCGACGAGCTCGGGTACGCCGGCCTCTGGGCACCCGACCACCTGCACACCATCCCGCCCTCGCAGGACTTCCTGTTCGAGTCGTGGACCACGCTGTCCGCGCTGGCCCGCGAGACGTCCCGCATCCGCCTGGGCCACCTGGTCACCGGCAACGGGTACCGCAACCCGGCGCTCCAGGCGAAGATGGCCTCCACCGTCGACGTCCTGTCCCGCGGCCGGTTCACCTTCGGCATCGGGGCCGGCTGGTACGAGCCCGACCACGTCGGCTACGGCTACGAGTTCCCGCCGCCGGGCGAGCGGCTGCGGCGGCTGGAGGAGGCCGTGCAGGTCGTCCGCGCGCTGTGGGCGGCCGAGGAAGCGACCTTCGAGGGCAGGCACTACTCGGTGCGCAGGGCGATCAACCAGCCCAAGGGCGTGCAGGAGCGCATCCCGCTGATGATCGCCGGCGCCGGCGAGCGCGTGACGCTGCGGATCGTGGCCCGGTACGCGGACGCGTGCAACGTCATCGAGTCGCCCGAGGGGTTGGCGCACAAGTTCGAGGTGCTGCGCAAGCACTGCGCCGACCTGGGGACCGACTACGACCGCATCAAGCGCACGGCCACCACCGCGTGCATCATCGCCGACACCGACGAGGAGGCCCGCGCGCTCGTGCCGCCCGGGTCGGAGTTCGCGTTCCCGGGCGACCTGGCCTCCTACGGCCTGATCGGCACCCTCGACACCATCCGCGAGCGGATCGCCCGGTACGCGGAAGTGGGCGTGCAGGAGCTGGTGATCGGGTTCCTCGGGACGGACGTCGAGCCGCTCGAGCGGTTCGCCGCGGAGTTCCTCGGGTGAGCTTCGGGCACGAGGCGGAGCGCCACCGGCGGGAGCTGGTGGCGCACTGCTACCGGATGCTCGGCTCGGTGGACGACGCCGAGGACGCGGTGCAGGAGACCTACCTGCGGGCGTGGCGCGCGATCGACGACTTCGAGGGGCGGTCGTCGCTGCGCGTCTGGCTCTACCGGATCGCCACCAACGTGTGCCTGACCGCGCTGAGCCACCACAGCCGCCGCGTGCTGCCGTCGGGGCTGACCGCCCCGTCCGACGACCCGCACCGCCAAACGGCCTTCGCCGACCCGGAGGTCCGATGGCTCCAGCCACTGCCCGACGCACTCGTGACCTCGGAGGACGACGACCCGGCGGCGATCACGGCCATGCGCGACAGCATCCGCCTGGCCCTGATCGCAAGCCTCCAGCACCTCCCGCCACGACAACGGGCGGTCCTGGTCCTGCGGGACGTCCTGGCGTTCACCGCACCCGAGGTCGCCGAGGTCCTGGACATGTCGGTCGACGCGGTGAAGAGCGCCCTGCGCCGAGCCCGCGTTCGCCTGGCGGAGGTGTCCCCAGCCACCCGACCAACCCCCGAGCCCACCGACCAACGAGCACGGGAGCTCCTACGCCGATACCTCGACGCATTCGAACAAAGCGATGCCGCCGCACTGGAAGAACTGCTGCGAGCCGACGCGGCGCTGGAAATGGTGCCGGCGCGCACCTGGTTCGCCGGCAAAACAACCTGCGCGCCCTACCTCGCAACCCACGCCATGGAGGAGCCGGGCGACTGGCGGATGGAACCCCTCCGCGTCAACGGCCGCCTGGGCGCGGTGTCCTACCTGCGCGGACGACGGTTCGCCCTAGTCGTCCTCGACCTGGCGGAGGACGGGATCGCCCGGATCACGCTGTTCGGCGACCCCGTCCTCGACACGGCGGTCAGCCGAGCTTGCGCAGCAGCGGGAGCACGTCCTCGGAGAACTGGGTGAGGAACCGCTCCTGGTCGTGACCAGGGCCGTGGAAGACCAGGTGGTTCAGGCCCGCGTCCACGTACGGCCGGATCTGGGCGAGGGCCTCCTCCGGGTCGGAGGCGACGATCCAGCGCTTGGCGACCTGCTCGATCGGCAGCTCGTCGGCCAGGCGCTCCATCTCCTCGGCGCTGTCCACGCTGTGCTTCTGCTCGGGGGTGAGCGACAGCGGCGCCCAGAACCGGGTGTTCTCCAACGCCTTCCCGGGGTCGCGGTCGTAGGACAGCTTGATCTCGATCATCCGGTCCACCACACCGGCATCACGCCCGGCAGCCTCCGCCCCGGCCGCGACCGCCGGCAGCAGCTGCTCGGTGTAGAGCTCCATGCCCTTGCCCGAGGTGCAGATGAACCCGTCCCCGGCCCGCCCGGCGTACTTGGCCACGGTCGGCCCGCCGGCGGCGATGTAGATCGGCACGGGCTGCTCGGGCCGGTCGTAGATGTTGGCGTTGACGAGCCGGTAGTACTCGCCGTCGAAGTTGACGTTGTCCTGCGTCCACAACTCGCGGATCAACCGCACGGCCTCCCGCAACCGCGCGAACCGCTCCTTGAACTCGGGCCACTCCCGCCCGGACACGGCGATCTCGTTGAGCGCCTCCCCGGACCCGACCCCCAGGAACACCCGGTTCGGGTAGAGCAGGGCGAGCGTGGCGAACGCCTGCGCGATCACGGCGGGGTTGTACCGGAACGTGGGCGTCAACACGCTGGTCCCGAGCGTCACCCGCTTGGTCCGCTCCCCCACGGCGGACAGCCACGACAGGGCGAACGGCGCATGCCCCCCTTCGTGCCGCCAGGGCAGGAAGTGGTCGGACACGGTCACGCTGTCCAACCCGACTTCCTCGGCCAACACGGCGTACTCGACCAACTCCCGAGGCCCGAACTGCTCGGCAGACGCCTTGTACCCGACCTTCACACCCATACCCGCTCCGCTCCCCGATACCGACCCGGACCTCGCCGCACTCTAACGAGACCCACTTCGGCCAACCGCCCCCGACGAATGATCATTCCCCGCACGCCCGGCTTTTCGTCGCGCGCAGCGCGGTGTGCGGTGGTCTCAACCACAGGTGGAGGGCCTCGGTTCCCCCGCCGTATGGCCTGCCCGAAGGGCTACCACACTTCGGGTCGGGTGCAGCCAAAAGTTTTTGCGAGGAACGAGCAAAAAGTTTTAGCGGCACCCGGCCCGAAGTGTGGTTGGCTCCGCCAGGCCATACGGCGGGGGAACCGACGCCCTTCACCCCCCGCTGGCGGCCTGCCGCGCGGCGAGCGCCGCTTTTCATCTTTTGATCTTTCGATCTTCAGAGCCCGCAGCGCATGGCTCACCCCATCGTCTTCTGCCCATCCAGGGTCTCGCGGATGATGTCGGCGTGCCCGGCATGCTGGGACGTCTCAGCGATCAAATGCAGCAGAACCCGACGAACCGTCCACGACTCCTTCGCGAACCAGGGTGCCTCGGGCAGCGGGTGGGCGGTGTCGAGGTCCAGTTCCGCGATCAGGGCGTCCGTCTTGCGGGCCGTCTCCTCGTACGCGGCCAGGGTGTCCGCCAAGCTTTCCTCGGACGTGAGGCGGAAGCCGTTCTCCCAGTCGGCCTGCTCGCTCTCCATCAGCTCCGCGCCACCCACCGCGAAGCGCATCCAGCTCTCCTCGACCGTCCGCACGTGCTTGATCAAGCCACCCAGGGACAGGGCGCTCGCAGTCGGCGTCTCGCGGGCCTGCTCCTCGGTGATGCCCTGCACGGTGTACTTCAGGAAGCCGCGGTGCTTGGCCAGCGTGCTGAGCAGGTCGGTCTTCTCCGCGGAGAGCTTCTCGGCAGAGAGCGTTGCGGTGGTCATCGGGTCCGTCCTTCGTCCTCGTCCTCGTCGTTGTGGTCAACACTACGGAGCATTGCGGTCAACTCGTGTCCTCAATGCGGAAGTCGAGTGAAAATCTCCTTCCCGGCTTACGCTCCCCTGCGTGGACCTGCCCGTGATGCCGCCCGTCCGCCCGATGCTGGCCAAGGCCGTGCGCGAGGTGCCGCGTGGGGACGGTCTGGTGTTCGAGCCCAAGTGGGACGGGTTCCGCTGTGTCGTCTTCCGGGACGGGGACGAGCTCGAGCTCGGCTCGCGCAACGACCGGCCCCTGACCCGGTACTTCCCCGAGGTCGTGGAGCTGCTCAAACAGGGTCTGCCGGAGCGGTGCGTGGTGGACGGGGAGATC
This DNA window, taken from Saccharothrix variisporea, encodes the following:
- the fgd gene encoding glucose-6-phosphate dehydrogenase (coenzyme-F420) — protein: MGVKVGYKASAEQFGPRELVEYAVLAEEVGLDSVTVSDHFLPWRHEGGHAPFALSWLSAVGERTKRVTLGTSVLTPTFRYNPAVIAQAFATLALLYPNRVFLGVGSGEALNEIAVSGREWPEFKERFARLREAVRLIRELWTQDNVNFDGEYYRLVNANIYDRPEQPVPIYIAAGGPTVAKYAGRAGDGFICTSGKGMELYTEQLLPAVAAGAEAAGRDAGVVDRMIEIKLSYDRDPGKALENTRFWAPLSLTPEQKHSVDSAEEMERLADELPIEQVAKRWIVASDPEEALAQIRPYVDAGLNHLVFHGPGHDQERFLTQFSEDVLPLLRKLG
- a CDS encoding RNA polymerase subunit sigma-70, whose product is MSFGHEAERHRRELVAHCYRMLGSVDDAEDAVQETYLRAWRAIDDFEGRSSLRVWLYRIATNVCLTALSHHSRRVLPSGLTAPSDDPHRQTAFADPEVRWLQPLPDALVTSEDDDPAAITAMRDSIRLALIASLQHLPPRQRAVLVLRDVLAFTAPEVAEVLDMSVDAVKSALRRARVRLAEVSPATRPTPEPTDQRARELLRRYLDAFEQSDAAALEELLRADAALEMVPARTWFAGKTTCAPYLATHAMEEPGDWRMEPLRVNGRLGAVSYLRGRRFALVVLDLAEDGIARITLFGDPVLDTAVSRACAAAGARPRRTG
- a CDS encoding DinB family protein, whose amino-acid sequence is MTTATLSAEKLSAEKTDLLSTLAKHRGFLKYTVQGITEEQARETPTASALSLGGLIKHVRTVEESWMRFAVGGAELMESEQADWENGFRLTSEESLADTLAAYEETARKTDALIAELDLDTAHPLPEAPWFAKESWTVRRVLLHLIAETSQHAGHADIIRETLDGQKTMG
- a CDS encoding cupin domain-containing protein; the encoded protein is MTPDEAISLLGLEELPVEGGHFGQSWRSAEASAIYYLLRAPEFSGLHALTHLEIYAYHAGAPLRMLLLHPDGRVEQPVLGPDLQAGQRPQVIVPAGVWQASEPAGEWSLVGTVVVPPYTDDVVSFAKADEIAAEYPEHADLIRRFCRF
- a CDS encoding LLM class F420-dependent oxidoreductase; this encodes MEFSVFLPTGFGRDWAGATDPVDAFDTLTRLAKAADELGYAGLWAPDHLHTIPPSQDFLFESWTTLSALARETSRIRLGHLVTGNGYRNPALQAKMASTVDVLSRGRFTFGIGAGWYEPDHVGYGYEFPPPGERLRRLEEAVQVVRALWAAEEATFEGRHYSVRRAINQPKGVQERIPLMIAGAGERVTLRIVARYADACNVIESPEGLAHKFEVLRKHCADLGTDYDRIKRTATTACIIADTDEEARALVPPGSEFAFPGDLASYGLIGTLDTIRERIARYAEVGVQELVIGFLGTDVEPLERFAAEFLG